The Agreia sp. COWG nucleotide sequence GCAATGCTGCTGCAGGTGGACGCGAACACGGCCTACACGACCGATGACATCGACCTCTTGCGAGAGCTCGACGAGTTCGATCTGCTGCTGATCGAGCAGCCCTTCGCAGAAGAGGACATCGCCGCGCACGTGGAGCTTGCCGAGGCCATCGACACGCCCGTCTGCCTCGACGAGTCGATCACCTCTGCCGCGGTCGCGATCGACGCGATCGCTCGCGACGCCACCTCGATCATCAACGTGAAGCCCGGCAGGGTGGGCGGCTACCTCGAGGCGGTGCGCATCCACGACGCGTGCCGGCATCGCGACGTGCCCGTATGGTGCGGCGGGATGCTCGAGACGGGCATCGGCCGGGCGGCGAACGTGGCCCTCGCCGCACTTCCCGGGTTCACGCTGCCCGGCGACACCTCGGCCTCGCGCCGCTACTACGCCGAAGACCTCACGGAGCCCTTCGAACTTGTCGAGGGGCGTCTCAGGGTGCCCACCGGCCCGGGCACGGGAGTGACCGTCCGCGAAGACCTCGTCGCCGCCTGGGCCACGCGACCGCCGCTCCTGCTGCGCTGACGCACGGCCACAGCGGGCCTCAGCGGGCCTCGGCCGCGCCACCGCGTTCACCACCGCCTCATCGAGTTGCCCGATTCTGCCGCCTCGACCCGCTCGGAGCCGACAGAATCGGGCAACTCGATGCGCCTCCTGCAGCGGAGGCGGCGTGGGTAGAGTTTGTTCATGACGAACGTCGACGGTTCCCTGTCCGATCCTGCGGCCGCGCTGGCTAAGGCTCAGGCCGATGCGGCGGAGGCGACCGCGGCGGTGGAACGCGCACAGGCCGCCCTCGCCGAGGCCACGGCGCGGGCGGAGGCCGCGGCTGCCGCGTCGCAGCCAGCCGAGACGCCCCCCGTCGCATCCGCTCAGCCCGAAACCCGCACGTCCCATCCCGTCGCATCCGGCCCATTGAGTGCGGCGGCGGTCGCCGCGGTGCGCGCGGGCTACGCGTTCGAGGGCGAAGCGCTGCAGATGGGTGCGCTCGTCAACGGCGAGGCACTGGCCGACGTGCAGGTGCGCATTCCGCTCGCCATGGTTGCCAGGCACGGGCTCGTGGCGGGGGCCACGGGAACGGGCAAGACGAAGACGCTGCAGGGCTTGGCCGAGCAGCTCTCGGCCGCCGGCGTGCCCGTGTTCGCGGCCGATATCAAAGGCGATCTGTCGGGGCTGGCGACGCCCGGTGCCGCCAGCGACAAGCTGACAGCGCGCACCGGGGCTATCGGCCAGAACTGGCAGTCCATCGCTTCGCCCACCGAATACTTCACGCTCGGCGGTCTCGGCACGGGAGTGCCCATCCGGGCCACGATCACGAGCTTCGGCCCGCTGCTGCTGTCGAAGGTACTGGGCCTGAACGAGACACAGGAGTCGAGTCTCGGGCTCGTCTTTCACTACGCGGACGCACAGGGGCTGCCCCTGGTCGACCTCAGCGACCTGCGCAGCGTGCTGAGCTACCTGCAGAGCGACGAGGGCAAGGGCGAGCTTAAAGACCTCGGCGGGCTGGCGCCGGCGACGATCGGCGTCATTCTGCGCGAGCTCATCACCTTCGCCGACCAGGGTGCCGACGTGTTCTTCGGAGAACCCGAGATAGACACGACCGACTTTCTGCGGCTGGCGCCCGACGGCAGGGGCATCGTGAGCCTGCTCGAGGTACCCGGCGTGCAGGACAAGCCCGCGCTGTTCTCCACCTTCCTCATGTGGCTGCTCGCCGACCTCATGAACGATCTTCCCGAGGTGGGAGACGTCGACAAGCCCAAGCTCGTGTTCTTCTTCGACGAGGCGCACCTGCTGTTCAACGACGCGTCGAAGGACTTTCTCGCCGCGATCACGCAGACCGTGAGGCTCATCAGGTCGAAGGGGGTGGGCATCTTCTTCGTGACGCAGACCCCGAAAGACGTGCCCGGAGACGTTCTTGCCCAGCTCGGCTCCCGCGTGCAGCACCAGCTGCGTGCGCACACCCCCGACGATGCGAAGGCGCTCAGGCAGACGGTGCAGACCTATCCGGTGAGCGAATACGACCTGGGTGAGGTGCTGCAGAGCCTCGCGATCGGCGAGGCCATCGTCACCGTGATGAACGAGAAGGGTGCGCCGACGCCCGTGGCCTGGACCCGCATGCGGGCGCCGCAGGGCTCGATGGATCCGACGCCGGCTGCGGCGATGCAGGCCTCCGTGCAATCCTCGCCGCTTCTGGCTCGCTACGGCACGCCGGTCGACCCCGATTCCGCAAAAGAGATGCTGGCCAGGAGGCTCGACGCCGCCGCCATTTCAGCCGCTCAGGCCGAAGCCGGCGCCAAAGCGCAATCGGATGCTGCGGCCCAGGCTGCGAAGACCGAGAAAGAGCGTCTGGCCCAGCAGAAGAAGATCGACGCCGAATACGACCGGATGACGCGCCAGTCGCCGCCGCGGCGCACGACGACCGGCGCCTCGCGAAGATCGTCCAAGACGCCGATCGAGCAGGTGCTCGGTTCCTCGGTCACGAAGACGATCCTCACCGAGGTCATGCGCGGCATCTTCGGCAACGCCCGTCGCCGGTAGACCGACTCGCGTAAACGATCCCCGGACGGTCGGGGCGCGGCTAAGCCGCCACCACGAGGCTCTGCGGCGACATGAGCAGGATGAGGACGAGAGAGAGTGCGGCGATGGCGCCGGCCAAGATGATGCCGCCGAGCCACGGCC carries:
- the menC gene encoding o-succinylbenzoate synthase; protein product: MRIARLTLHRIAMPLVRPFETSFGVQTVRDVVLVHVVTADGVEGWGECVAGADPVYSSEYVSGCEHVIERYLAPALLSAADVTAEGLHTLFAFVVGHRMAKAAVEAAILDAQLRASGLSFGAYLGAVRNEVDCGVSVGIAPSIAELLDEVRGYAAEGYRRIKLKIKPGWDVEPVRAVRSLLGGAMLLQVDANTAYTTDDIDLLRELDEFDLLLIEQPFAEEDIAAHVELAEAIDTPVCLDESITSAAVAIDAIARDATSIINVKPGRVGGYLEAVRIHDACRHRDVPVWCGGMLETGIGRAANVALAALPGFTLPGDTSASRRYYAEDLTEPFELVEGRLRVPTGPGTGVTVREDLVAAWATRPPLLLR
- a CDS encoding helicase HerA-like domain-containing protein yields the protein MTNVDGSLSDPAAALAKAQADAAEATAAVERAQAALAEATARAEAAAAASQPAETPPVASAQPETRTSHPVASGPLSAAAVAAVRAGYAFEGEALQMGALVNGEALADVQVRIPLAMVARHGLVAGATGTGKTKTLQGLAEQLSAAGVPVFAADIKGDLSGLATPGAASDKLTARTGAIGQNWQSIASPTEYFTLGGLGTGVPIRATITSFGPLLLSKVLGLNETQESSLGLVFHYADAQGLPLVDLSDLRSVLSYLQSDEGKGELKDLGGLAPATIGVILRELITFADQGADVFFGEPEIDTTDFLRLAPDGRGIVSLLEVPGVQDKPALFSTFLMWLLADLMNDLPEVGDVDKPKLVFFFDEAHLLFNDASKDFLAAITQTVRLIRSKGVGIFFVTQTPKDVPGDVLAQLGSRVQHQLRAHTPDDAKALRQTVQTYPVSEYDLGEVLQSLAIGEAIVTVMNEKGAPTPVAWTRMRAPQGSMDPTPAAAMQASVQSSPLLARYGTPVDPDSAKEMLARRLDAAAISAAQAEAGAKAQSDAAAQAAKTEKERLAQQKKIDAEYDRMTRQSPPRRTTTGASRRSSKTPIEQVLGSSVTKTILTEVMRGIFGNARRR